TATGTTTTGAAGCAGATTAAGTATCTCGAAAACAGAAAGCAACTCGTGACGACACTGGTACGGTTGAATGCCCCTAGGGGCATTATCGTACAGATCTAGAATGCTTGTATTATAACATGATAAAGAAAGAATGAATAACAAAGCTCTTATGTCAAGCAATGAAATTTAAAGCGACTCGAGAAAAACTTCATCATGGAATGAATAAATCACCACGATAACCCTTCCGGAGCATTATTTCCGTTCAGGACAGAGTGCCCACAAACACCACGGCAGAacgcctcatcctcctcagaaGATGACTGAACAAGAGCCCTGCGAGCAGGCCACCACTCCTGACcacgcttcttctcctcgtcaaaATGATCAAGcaacatcttcttcaccagCCCCGTGACATACGTGACCCCCTGCTCGACATCAGGATGGAACGGCCCGGTGGTGTACGTGTCGCTGTTCAGGTTGGCCTGGGATCCGTTGGCGAGCCACTTgtcctctccctcgacctGGGCGAAGAAGTCGAGCTTTTCCTGCAGCTGCTCCTGCGTTGCGTTCTTGGCACGGTAGACCTCGTAGCGCATCAGGCTGGTTGTAGCTGAGGTTGGGACAATGGACATCATGTAGAAGAAGATGGGACTGAAGAGTGTTAGTTGGAATATTGTCAGGGAGCTCAGAGTCTTACGTCAATGTGACCGAGGCATTTGGGAACATGTAGGTAGGGCTAACTGAACTTGAACGCTCTTCGCCCTTTCCGCCGAGGTGCTCAACCCAGTACTTGTGGCAACCGTACACCATCTGCCTGTTACCCCGAAAGAATGGTGCAAGGCCGGGATGAGCGGTAGGGCAATGGTAGCACTATTGATTCCCATTAGTAGATTGAACGACTGAAGGTCCAACCGGTGCACAAACCTCGTTGTAGTTCTCAATCAGAGTCTTCCAGTTAAACTTGCCCTCCATCGACCAAGTGTGATCGTACTCGTAGTTGCTCATGTCAAAGTTGCTCAGCCTTGGCTGCTTGTCCACGCCGCCGAACTGCTCTTCCCAGCTCAGAGTTGGCTTCTCAGCAGCATCTAGATTGACCCAGAGGAACCCAAGATCATCGATGTGGGTGTGCACCTTGTACAGTTTGTAgtcatccttcttgaagccTTCAACCTGGTCAAACCGGGGGGCCTTGGCCAGGTTTCCGTTCATACTGTATGACCATCCTGCCAAAGTCAGTTGAGGCTCCAGAAACTTCAAGTCCACTCATACCGTGGTATTTGCATGACAGCACCATGGCCTTCCCCGCGTCTTCATGCACAATCGGGAACGCCCTATGGCGACACACGTTGAGAAACGCGTTGATGCTGCCGGCTCGGTCCcggatgatgaagaagggatAGCCGGCCATTTCATAACGAGCGTACTTTCCAGGCTCGTTGAACTGGCAGGAATGGGAGATCAGTATCCATGATTTGCTGAATATGGCCCGTCGCTCAAGCTGGTAGAAGCCTGGCTCGCGGTACCATGATGCTGGGAGAGTGCTCTGCATGATGATTTGGTTTGCTGTTCTCTGCAATTCTAGGCTAAAGCGATGATAGCATTTCGTGGTAAGACAATTGCATGAATATTGCGTGTTTAAGTTTTAGCTCCCGCCTCGACACTTTGGATGGTACCGGCCGAGAACTCCGTGAAGGCTGAAGATGGAAAAAACGCCCGTCGGCGGCTGCAAGCAACAACAGACTTCCGGATACTGCTATAACCAAGACCGGCCATCAGACGCATGATCCGTCATGCCCAGAGCTGGCTTCGTAGCATCTCGGATAAGGATTGCAGGGGTTCATACTAATGGTTCGGCTTCGCGGCCGAGGTCGTCCGTGAGCTTTTAAGATGCGGGGTGAAGCAGCGAATACCTCGGATTCCAGCTACATAATCTTAAACTCCAGTATCTGTGGAGATGACGCAGTTCCGGTTCTAGATCCGCTAACCAGCCGAAATCTGTCATAGCAAATTCTGGCCTCTTGCTAGCGTCTTAGGCTGATTCAGGAATTCTTCATATCATCCCACCCAGATAAGCATTGGATACCCAGATATCTCGAGATACTTCACAATCGCGGGCCGTATCTAGGCCATTGATAGAGATTGTAATGCATCCTTatcttctcctcttggcccctgcccttcttctcgcaGTCCAGCTGCTGATCAGGCTTTATCAAATCTGGGCATCCCCATTGGCGTCAGTCCCTGGGCCTTGGCTAGCACGATTCACGGATCTTTGGTACGCTTGGCGAATCGACAGAGGTCAATTCGAGCGTGACAACATCGCTCTCCATCAGAAACACGGTAAGCCACTTTGCTGGGTTGCATGTTTCGCAACTGACGCCGAGCAACAGGCCCAATCGTCCGTTATGGTCCAAAGAGATATAGCATTTGCGATCCCCTCGCTGCCAAGGTCATCTACGGACATGGCTGCGCTTTCCTCAAGTCGTCCTGGTATGATTCCTGGGGCGATCCGAATCCGCACAAATGGTCCATCTTCTCGGACCGCGATGAGAAACGTCACAGCGCCAACAGGCGGCTCTACCAGAACATGTATAGCATGTCTTCACTAGTCAACTACGAGCACTATGTCGACGAGTGCACAAGTCTGTTTATGCAGAGACTGTCGGAGATGAGTAGTCGGCAGGGCACTGCTGAACCTGTTGACATGGGACATTGGTTCCAATGCTACGCCTTTGATGTGATTGGAATGATCACTTACTCAAAGAGACTTGGCTTCCTTGATCACGGTCAAGATGTCGGAGATATTATCAAAAACCTTGAAAATCATCTGTACTACGCGACCGAGGTCGGTGTATACTCGTCTCTGCATCAGTACCTCGCACCCGTCAGGAACCGGATCGGGAAACGCGGCACAGGTCGGCAATATATCGTCGAGTTCACCAAGCAGTGTCTGGCAGATCATCAGTCTAATCCAAAGGCGATAGTCACTGATGACCTCGATAGTGCCTCTGAACATCATAGTACCATGGATTTTCTTTCCAAGTTCATTGCCAAGAACACAGCGGACAACTCCTCATTTACGCAGTATCACGTCCTTGCCGGGTGCGTGGCGAACATGGTCGCAGGCTCGGATACTACGGCGATAAGCCTTAGCGCCATTCTCTATCACCTTCTCCGCAACCCAGACAAGTTGCGAATTCTCCGAGAGGAGATTGACGGATTCTTTTCCAAGAAGACTGGTCCTGCGACGAGTATCAACTTCCAagacagccttggccttccgTACCTTCAGGCAGTTATTAAAGAAGCCCTCAGGATGCACCCGGCAACCGGCTTACCGATCGAGAGAGTTGTGCCTAAGGGAGGAGCTATAATCAGCGGGAAATTCTTCCCAGACGGGGTGAGAAAGTATCTGCTCTCCGCCAATGGATGACGCTAATCACCGAAACAGACCATCGTGGGTATCAACAGTTGGGTTGAGCATTACAACCCAGCAATCTTTGGCCAAGACGCCAACTCGTTCAGACCAGAACGCTGGTTGACTGCGGATCCGGATCAGCTATCGAAAATGAGCCGACACTGGATGCCCGTGAGTATCGAAGATTGATTGAAAGTTGCTGCGGCTTCTGACCAGTTTCCAGTTTGGCTTGGGGTCCCGAACATGTATCGGAAGACACATCTCCACGTTAGAGATCTCCAAGATGGTTCCACGGTTGCTGCATGAGTTCGACTTCAAGCTTCGAAGGAATAAACCATGGGTTACTAAAAATTACTGGTTTGTGAAACCAGTAGGGTTCCAGGTATATATTAGTCCTAGGGTGGATCGTTAAGACTAATAGCCCTTATAAcattaaaaaataaaaacctAATTAACCTTTTAAAAAGCTTACtaattaagtaaattataatttaaaaaatcttataattataataattatattatatttaaagcctttaatataatattattctaAAGCGAAAGAGAGGAAAACTAGGCTAGAATAACTAGCTTGTTTAGTAAATGCCCTTCACCACCGAAGACCTAAGAGTTTGCTATGTCAAATGACTTCCGTATACTAAGGCATAGCTGCGCTGTGGCGTCCTCGGTCGCACGGGTTGTTGCAGGGGGCATTCAAGAATGGCAATGTTAAGCGAGTCGTTGAGGTGCCTGCATCTCCCTAGGTACGTATACGGCATCGCAGTCGAGAGCGTTTGCTGGCAGGCTGTCGGTGTGGAAGCATAGAGAAAACGTCCCAATACCGTCGCGTCCATCTTCACGGTGAGGGCTAGTCAAGCAGCGGTAGGCAACGCGACAAAGCAGCATGCCTTTTCAAACCATTTCCTTAGTAAGGTCCATTGTCCGTAATTTAGTCGCGACTGTGATCAAGGCCTTGATCGCAATCGATTAAAGTGTTGGTCACATAGGGTCTTGGTTTGCTTGACCACTGCCGGGATTGTTCATAGGACACTGCACGCTGGCTCATGTGGGATTAGGGGTATTCATTTCCACTCATCAACCGTTAATCTCACCACCTGTGGCCGGGGCCTCGTTCCAGGTCTTGCAGCTGACACTCAATCAAACACTTTGTAATCTCCTGAAACTTGGACAAGCCGATGCCACGGTCCGAGGCCACGGCATCCGGAGGTGGAGTTGGCGAAACCGGGCTCGGCCCTACGCATCCGCTAGCGTCCG
This window of the Fusarium keratoplasticum isolate Fu6.1 chromosome 3, whole genome shotgun sequence genome carries:
- a CDS encoding oxygenase subunit alpha: MQSTLPASWYREPGFYQLERRAIFSKSWILISHSCQFNEPGKYARYEMAGYPFFIIRDRAGSINAFLNVCRHRAFPIVHEDAGKAMVLSCKYHGWSYSMNGNLAKAPRFDQVEGFKKDDYKLYKVHTHIDDLGFLWVNLDAAEKPTLSWEEQFGGVDKQPRLSNFDMSNYEYDHTWSMEGKFNWKTLIENYNECYHCPTAHPGLAPFFRGNRQMVYGCHKYWVEHLGGKGEERSSSVSPTYMFPNASVTLTPIFFYMMSIVPTSATTSLMRYEVYRAKNATQEQLQEKLDFFAQVEGEDKWLANGSQANLNSDTYTTGPFHPDVEQGVTYVTGLVKKMLLDHFDEEKKRGQEWWPARRALVQSSSEEDEAFCRGVCGHSVLNGNNAPEGLSW